A region from the Palaemon carinicauda isolate YSFRI2023 chromosome 9, ASM3689809v2, whole genome shotgun sequence genome encodes:
- the LOC137646413 gene encoding uncharacterized protein, protein MSRSRRDQSLASSQGNEGNVEQPCDGKSIANDIEESSNHGEDQIDDLCEAVGEQLVTIPSSKNVDDVAVHQHSVEIEGRSRDLEGHVPGNGDILTDTDSDSDIFTIKSAPERDSQVTKITEDKGLPSQDKPRIPYTVESLFPVEDDVNEEPGNLKEISIAVSVHRDDESVDGATEEHDMDIEVNKVSDVEDDLKNDDKGSDVMPKGQWNIDLDTVGKLKLIGGISNKEKRKEEKINGNDRLSKKKKK, encoded by the coding sequence gtaatgaaggaaatgtggagcaaccatgtgatggaaagagtATTGCAAATGATATAGAAGAATCCAGCAACCACGGAGAGGACCAGATAGAcgacttatgcgaagcagtaggagaacaactagtgaccattccctcatccaagaatgttgatgatgttgctgttcatcaacactcagtcgaaatagaaggtcgatcacgtgacctggagggtcatgttccaGGTAATGGTGATATTTTAACAGATACCGACAGTGATAGTGACATCTTTACAATAAAAAGTGCACCTGAAAGAGATTCTCAAGTTACCAAAATAACTGAGGATAAGGGGCTTCCATCACAAGATAAACCTCGTATTCCTTACACAGTTGAAAGTCTCTTTCCTGTTGAGgatgatgtaaatgaagaaccgggaaatcttaaggaaatcagtatagcggtttcagtgcatagggatgatgaatcagtggatggtgctactgaagaacatgacatggatatagaggtaaataaagtcagtgatgttgaagacgatttgaaaaatgatgataaaggttcagacgtgatgccaaaaggccagtggaacatagatttagatactgtaggtaaattaaagttaattgGAGGAatatccaataaagaaaaaaggaaggaagaaaaaataaatggaaatgataggttgtcaaagaaaaagaaaaagtaa